A window of Fundulus heteroclitus isolate FHET01 chromosome 15, MU-UCD_Fhet_4.1, whole genome shotgun sequence contains these coding sequences:
- the LOC105929572 gene encoding jun dimerization protein 2 produces MMPGQIPDPSLAAGSLPSLGPLAGISATTLTDQLKLADFHQLGTMLSPLHFLGRLGKRPLAIKTEMDEDEERRKRRREKNKVAAARCRNKKKERTDFLQRESERLESVNSELKAQIEELRLERQQLMVMLNLHRPTCIVRTDSVKTPESETNPLLEELSAETK; encoded by the exons ATGATGCCGGGACAGATCCCTGACCCTTCGCTGGCGGCAGGCTCCCTGCCCAGCCTGGGCCCGCTGGCGGGCATCTCGGCCACCACCCTCACCGACCAGCTGAAGCTGGCGGACTTCCACCAGCTGGGCACCATGCTGTCGCCGCTGCATTTCCTCGGTAGGCTGGGGAAGAGGCCGCTGGCCATCAAGACGGAG ATGGACGAGGACGAGGAGAGAAGGAAACGGAGACGAGAGAAAAACAAGGTAGCAGCAGCGCGGTGCCGAAACAAAAAGAAGGAACGCACCGACTTCCTCCAAAGG GAATCGGAGCGTCTGGAATCGGTCAACTCGGAGCTGAAGGCCCAGATCGAGGAGCTCCGTCTGGAGAGGCAGCAGCTGATGGTGATGCTCAACCTCCACAGGCCCACCTGCATAGTGCGGACCGACAGCGTGAAGACCCCCGAGAGCGAGACCAACCCGCTGCTGGAGGAGCTGTCCGCCGAGACCAAGTGA